The following are from one region of the Mycetohabitans rhizoxinica HKI 454 genome:
- a CDS encoding phosphoribosyltransferase has protein sequence MSTLLPFPNRRAAGSALAGALTRYRDCAPLVVGLPRGGVPVAFEVARALGGSLDVLLVRKLGAPHQPELALGSIVEGDPPQVVWNEDIVVALRPGDDYLIGEQHRQQQELVRRRAQYRRGAPPVPAAHRTIIVVDDGVATGSTMKVALLALRNAGAAKLVAASPVAPREVWTHVAQWADDNACLAQLDAFGAVGQYYADFAQTSDDEVVDLLARSRGDGG, from the coding sequence ATGTCCACGCTTTTGCCTTTCCCAAACCGCCGCGCGGCGGGCAGCGCACTGGCCGGCGCGCTGACCCGCTACCGGGATTGCGCGCCGCTGGTCGTCGGCTTGCCGCGCGGCGGCGTACCGGTGGCATTCGAGGTCGCCCGCGCGCTGGGCGGCAGCCTTGACGTGCTGCTGGTACGCAAGCTCGGCGCGCCGCACCAGCCGGAACTCGCGCTAGGCTCGATCGTCGAGGGTGATCCACCACAAGTGGTCTGGAACGAGGACATCGTTGTGGCACTGCGCCCCGGCGATGACTATCTCATCGGCGAGCAGCATCGTCAGCAGCAGGAACTGGTGCGGCGCCGCGCACAGTACCGGCGCGGCGCCCCACCGGTGCCAGCCGCGCACCGCACGATCATTGTCGTCGATGACGGCGTGGCCACGGGAAGCACAATGAAGGTCGCGCTACTCGCGTTGCGCAATGCCGGCGCAGCCAAGCTTGTCGCCGCATCACCCGTGGCGCCGCGTGAAGTCTGGACGCACGTGGCGCAATGGGCGGACGATAACGCGTGTCTTGCTCAACTGGATGCATTCGGCGCGGTGGGGCAGTATTACGCGGATTTTGCGCAGACCAGCGATGACGAAGTCGTCGATCTACTCGCCCGCTCGCGCGGCGACGGCGGATAA
- a CDS encoding F-box protein, which produces MEFDAGLAYHAVIAAFVQPQQVAAAGAAPPGSAPGASAPDARTAWSVPHRAARQPTGAAAVAARATRLDDLPPEILRQIATYTPFDDIGSLSTVARHTYYALWDSRRSWLCCERADNVRQLDSSRAHQLLDEIEYIGGAPVLRAAPLQALWPRIPELPQQYQPHAYKRIFEMANRLPTHVALPILEGVIGTLPGLAVEHRLPLYDFVYAAVERSNVDRGRLWAMLAWSLGCLPVDPQHFEREYSVFLNRLPSLDATAQARLLTQLALLLRGFCDNGVHSQATLAGYHRLVYDWVQRLPPSLQGMPVGALAHVIWLLPEPQMSAHYADLRRLTQALPDLQLGHAMRHLPAALAMLPPQHHTAEFALLESMVNRIPAQHREAVALGLLEGSIGLGEALSKRGWQLALRLLDNGDGMQLFAVLDDLAERELLPLLSGQQWADAVDEILQFCERNRLGETDRTMLLDFIARHGTDR; this is translated from the coding sequence CATGGTCGGTGCCGCACCGTGCCGCGCGACAGCCCACCGGCGCCGCTGCCGTTGCAGCCCGCGCGACGAGGCTCGACGATCTGCCGCCCGAGATCCTGCGCCAGATCGCGACGTATACGCCATTTGACGATATTGGAAGCCTGTCCACGGTAGCGCGGCATACCTATTATGCATTATGGGACTCGCGACGCAGTTGGCTGTGCTGCGAGCGTGCCGACAATGTCCGGCAACTCGATTCCAGCCGTGCACATCAACTGCTGGACGAAATCGAGTACATCGGCGGCGCACCGGTGCTGCGCGCCGCGCCACTCCAGGCGCTGTGGCCTCGCATACCGGAGTTGCCGCAGCAATATCAGCCGCACGCATATAAGCGGATCTTCGAGATGGCGAACCGGCTGCCGACGCATGTGGCGCTGCCGATACTCGAAGGGGTGATCGGGACATTACCGGGATTGGCGGTGGAGCACCGGCTGCCGTTGTACGACTTCGTTTACGCGGCCGTCGAACGCAGTAACGTCGACCGAGGCCGATTGTGGGCCATGCTCGCATGGTCGCTCGGCTGTCTGCCCGTGGATCCGCAGCATTTCGAGCGCGAATACTCGGTATTCTTGAACAGGCTGCCATCGTTGGACGCGACCGCGCAAGCCCGCTTACTAACGCAACTGGCGTTACTGCTGCGCGGTTTTTGCGACAACGGCGTGCATTCACAGGCCACGCTGGCCGGATACCATCGACTCGTGTATGACTGGGTGCAGCGGCTGCCGCCATCGCTGCAAGGCATGCCGGTTGGCGCGCTGGCCCATGTCATCTGGTTGCTGCCCGAGCCGCAAATGTCCGCGCATTATGCCGATCTGCGGCGCTTGACGCAGGCGTTGCCAGACCTTCAGCTCGGTCACGCGATGCGGCACCTGCCGGCTGCGCTGGCGATGCTGCCGCCGCAACATCATACAGCCGAGTTTGCGTTGCTCGAATCCATGGTGAACCGCATACCGGCCCAGCATCGGGAAGCGGTCGCGCTGGGCTTGCTCGAAGGCAGCATCGGACTAGGGGAAGCGCTATCCAAGCGCGGTTGGCAATTGGCACTACGGCTGCTCGACAATGGTGACGGCATGCAACTGTTCGCGGTGCTCGACGACTTAGCCGAGCGGGAGTTGCTCCCCCTGCTTTCCGGGCAGCAATGGGCGGACGCGGTCGACGAAATTCTCCAATTTTGCGAACGTAACCGGCTTGGCGAGACGGACCGTACCATGTTGCTGGACTTTATCGCGCGGCACGGTACCGACCGCTGA